One Sphingomonas endolithica DNA segment encodes these proteins:
- the tldD gene encoding metalloprotease TldD, with protein sequence MTSPTDPRAFLYHDGQLDPAEAQRLTAQVLGKADDGELYLQYRKSEAFGFDDGRLKTASYDTQSGFGLRAVSGETTAFAHANELSGAAILRAGETMALIDPSTAAKAPPPQGTNRHLYTDADPLDLVPFADKVNLCQTIDAAARARDPRVAQVSVALMGSWSVVEIVRADGFVATDIRPLVRLNVSIVVEQNGRRETGTFGLGGRYLYDDLMQPETWNRAIDEALAQAVVNLDSVAAPAGEMTVLLGPGWPGILLHEAIGHGLEGDFNRKGTSAFSGRIGERVAAPGVTVIDDGSIADRRGSLSIDDEGTPTQENILIEDGILKGYIQDRLNARLMGVAPTGNGRRESFQHAPMPRMTNTFMRAGRDDPAELLSRVKIGIFAKSFGGGQVDIVSGKFVFSCTEAYKIENGRLGAPIKGATLIGDGPSALTKVIGIGNDFALDEGVGMCGKGGQSVPAGVGQPSVLMSGLTVGGTAV encoded by the coding sequence ATGACCAGCCCGACAGACCCCCGCGCATTCCTCTACCATGATGGCCAGCTTGATCCCGCGGAGGCGCAGCGCCTTACCGCGCAGGTGCTCGGCAAGGCCGATGATGGCGAGCTCTACCTCCAATACCGCAAGTCCGAAGCGTTCGGCTTCGACGATGGCCGGCTGAAGACCGCGAGCTACGATACCCAATCCGGCTTCGGCCTGCGCGCGGTGTCGGGCGAGACCACCGCCTTCGCGCATGCCAATGAGCTGAGCGGTGCGGCGATCCTGCGCGCCGGCGAGACGATGGCGCTGATCGATCCGTCGACCGCGGCCAAGGCACCGCCGCCGCAGGGCACCAACCGCCATCTCTACACCGATGCCGATCCGCTCGATCTGGTGCCGTTCGCCGACAAGGTGAACCTGTGCCAGACGATCGACGCCGCCGCCCGCGCCCGCGATCCGCGTGTCGCGCAGGTGTCGGTCGCGTTGATGGGCTCGTGGTCGGTGGTCGAGATCGTCCGCGCCGACGGCTTCGTCGCCACCGATATCCGCCCGCTGGTGCGTCTCAACGTCTCGATCGTCGTCGAGCAGAACGGCCGGCGCGAGACCGGCACGTTCGGGCTTGGCGGTCGGTACCTCTATGACGATCTGATGCAGCCCGAGACATGGAACCGCGCGATCGACGAGGCGCTGGCGCAGGCGGTGGTCAATCTCGATTCGGTCGCCGCGCCGGCGGGCGAGATGACCGTGCTGCTCGGGCCGGGCTGGCCCGGCATCCTGCTGCACGAGGCGATCGGCCACGGCCTCGAAGGCGATTTCAACCGCAAGGGCACGTCGGCCTTTTCCGGGCGGATCGGCGAGCGCGTTGCAGCGCCCGGCGTCACCGTGATCGACGACGGCTCGATCGCCGACCGCCGCGGCTCGCTCAGCATCGATGACGAGGGCACGCCGACGCAGGAGAATATCCTGATCGAGGACGGCATCCTCAAGGGCTATATCCAGGATCGCCTCAACGCCCGGCTGATGGGCGTCGCGCCGACCGGCAACGGCCGCCGCGAATCGTTCCAGCATGCGCCGATGCCGCGGATGACCAACACCTTCATGCGCGCCGGCCGCGACGATCCCGCCGAACTCCTCTCGCGCGTGAAGATTGGCATCTTCGCCAAGAGCTTCGGCGGCGGGCAGGTCGATATCGTCTCGGGCAAGTTCGTGTTCAGCTGCACCGAGGCGTACAAGATCGAGAATGGCCGCCTCGGCGCCCCGATCAAGGGCGCGACATTGATCGGCGACGGCCCCAGTGCCCTCACCAAGGTGATCGGTATCGGCAATGATTTCGCCTTGGACGAGGGCGTCGGCATGTGCGGCAAAGGCGGGCAGAGTGTCCCCGCCGGCGTCGGCCAGCCGAGCGTGCTGATGAGCGGGCTTACCGTCGGCGGTACCGCGGTGTGA
- a CDS encoding DUF3224 domain-containing protein — protein MRRWAFSIALLAAIGAAPAPEGTAMKHAAGTFEVVITPEAQDAPAGGMPTSRMGIVKTFSGGMAGTATGTMLAAGTPKPGQAAGYVAIDQFRGIVDGHAGGFLLLHRGTMTKAGGSDLSVIIAPDSGTGALEGITGTFTIEIKDDKHLYDLAYRLPAGR, from the coding sequence ATGCGTCGCTGGGCGTTCTCGATCGCCCTGCTCGCCGCGATCGGCGCCGCGCCTGCCCCTGAGGGAACCGCGATGAAGCACGCTGCCGGAACGTTCGAGGTCGTCATCACGCCCGAGGCGCAGGATGCACCGGCCGGTGGCATGCCGACCAGCCGGATGGGCATCGTTAAGACGTTCAGCGGCGGCATGGCCGGCACGGCGACCGGCACGATGCTCGCCGCCGGCACGCCCAAGCCCGGCCAGGCGGCGGGCTATGTCGCGATCGATCAGTTTCGGGGCATCGTCGACGGCCACGCCGGCGGTTTCCTGCTGCTGCACCGCGGTACGATGACCAAGGCGGGCGGCAGCGACCTGTCGGTGATCATCGCCCCCGATAGCGGCACCGGCGCACTGGAGGGGATTACGGGCACGTTCACGATCGAGATCAAGGACGACAAGCATCTCTACGATCTAGCATATAGGTTGCCGGCAGGGCGCTGA
- a CDS encoding zinc-finger domain-containing protein produces MIAPPEITRVSHRRNTCDGATDIPGGAALGHPRVFLEIDEHGYIDCGYCDRRFVLIGGPADGVDQSTLSDIPSGASI; encoded by the coding sequence ATGATCGCCCCGCCAGAAATCACCCGCGTCTCCCATCGGCGTAACACTTGCGATGGCGCCACCGACATCCCTGGCGGCGCAGCGCTCGGCCATCCGCGCGTCTTTCTCGAGATCGACGAACATGGCTATATCGATTGCGGCTATTGTGATCGGCGTTTCGTGCTGATCGGCGGCCCGGCCGACGGCGTCGATCAATCCACGCTGAGCGATATCCCGTCCGGCGCCAGCATCTGA
- a CDS encoding ABC transporter ATP-binding protein yields the protein MTEAATSIANLCKTYSGGKRALDDVSFEVPRGQIFGLLGPNGAGKSTLINILAGLVNKTSGSATIWGFDIDAHPRNAKASIGIVNQEILFDPFFSPFETLEIQGGLYGVPKAKRRSMELLRAVHLEDKANAYARTLSGGMKRRLMVAKAMVHSPPVLVLDEPTAGVDIELRQQLWAYVKSLNMQGVTVVLTTHYLEEAEQLCDRIAIINHGKLIANKPTRELVGMATEKLVEVTVDRDVLATPENACFHKIELKGTRTLAITYAKDKVNAGEVLGAVQADGYGIVDVSTREADLEDVFLNLTRAANAG from the coding sequence ATGACCGAAGCCGCCACCAGCATCGCCAACCTCTGCAAGACGTACAGCGGCGGCAAGCGCGCGCTCGACGATGTGTCGTTCGAGGTACCGCGCGGCCAGATCTTCGGGCTGCTCGGGCCGAACGGCGCCGGCAAATCGACGCTGATCAATATCCTGGCCGGCCTGGTCAACAAGACCAGCGGTAGCGCCACGATCTGGGGCTTCGACATTGACGCGCACCCGCGCAACGCCAAGGCGTCGATCGGCATCGTCAACCAAGAGATCCTGTTCGACCCGTTCTTCTCGCCGTTCGAAACGCTGGAGATCCAGGGTGGGCTGTACGGCGTGCCCAAGGCCAAGCGCCGCTCGATGGAATTGCTGCGCGCGGTGCATCTCGAGGATAAGGCCAACGCCTACGCCCGTACCCTGTCGGGAGGCATGAAGCGGCGGCTGATGGTGGCCAAGGCGATGGTCCATTCGCCGCCCGTCCTGGTGCTCGACGAGCCGACGGCGGGTGTCGACATCGAATTACGCCAGCAGCTCTGGGCCTATGTGAAGAGCCTTAATATGCAGGGCGTGACGGTGGTGCTGACGACGCATTACCTGGAGGAAGCCGAGCAGCTCTGCGACCGGATCGCGATCATCAACCACGGCAAGCTGATCGCCAACAAGCCGACTCGCGAATTGGTCGGCATGGCGACCGAGAAACTGGTCGAGGTGACGGTGGATCGCGACGTGTTGGCGACGCCGGAGAATGCCTGCTTCCACAAGATCGAGCTGAAGGGCACGCGGACGCTGGCGATCACCTATGCCAAGGACAAGGTGAACGCCGGCGAGGTGCTGGGTGCGGTGCAGGCCGATGGCTATGGGATCGTCGATGTCTCGACTCGGGAAGCCGATCTAGAGGATGTGTTCCTCAATCTGACGCGCGCTGCGAACGCGGGCTGA
- the nadB gene encoding L-aspartate oxidase has product MSDVLIIGSGAAGLTAALNLADRFKVTVLAKGQLNEGSTAWAQGGIAAVLEPGDTFDSHIEDTMIAGAGLNDRATVEFVVEGAPAAIERLAELGVPFNMEGPDGQRVRHLTREGGHSHRRIAHVDDATGWAVQEALQNAASAHPNITLVPDMVAIDLATGRHEERYSGAGHVWGVYAVNRASGSVELYTARATILATGGAGRTYLFSTAPRGATGDGIAMAWRAGARVSNMEMMQFHPTCLYHLEVKNFLITEAVRGEGGRLINPTTGKRFMTYYDETRMELAPRDIVARAIDAEIKRYGLDYVHLDISHMPPEFVTHHFPTIHEKLMRLGIDMTKGPIPVVPAQHYTCGGIVIDLDGRTDLPGLYAAGECSESGLHGANRLASNSLLECFVFGEAAAKHIAKCWDELPPPPPIRAWDESRVEDSDEEVVIKQNWTEIRRFMWNYVGIVRTTKRLERAQHRIRLLTEEVNDYYGHFRVTPDLIELRNLLQTAELIVRSALHRHESRGLHYTLDYPETLPVAVDTVLVP; this is encoded by the coding sequence ATGAGCGACGTGCTGATCATCGGCTCCGGCGCGGCCGGACTGACCGCGGCGCTCAACCTGGCCGATCGCTTCAAGGTGACCGTGCTCGCCAAGGGGCAGCTAAACGAAGGCTCCACCGCCTGGGCACAGGGCGGAATCGCTGCCGTGCTGGAGCCCGGCGATACGTTCGACAGCCATATCGAGGATACGATGATCGCCGGTGCGGGCCTCAACGACCGCGCCACCGTGGAATTCGTCGTCGAGGGCGCACCCGCCGCGATCGAGCGGCTGGCCGAGCTTGGCGTACCGTTCAACATGGAAGGCCCCGACGGACAGCGCGTGCGCCACCTGACGCGCGAGGGCGGGCATTCGCACCGCCGCATCGCGCATGTCGACGACGCGACCGGCTGGGCAGTGCAGGAGGCGTTGCAGAATGCGGCGAGCGCACACCCCAACATCACGCTGGTGCCGGACATGGTGGCGATCGACCTTGCCACCGGCCGGCACGAGGAACGCTATTCGGGCGCCGGGCACGTCTGGGGCGTGTACGCGGTCAACCGCGCGAGCGGCAGCGTCGAACTGTACACCGCCCGCGCGACGATCCTGGCGACGGGCGGCGCGGGGCGCACCTATCTGTTCTCGACGGCGCCGCGGGGCGCGACCGGGGACGGCATCGCCATGGCCTGGCGCGCGGGCGCGCGCGTCAGCAACATGGAGATGATGCAGTTCCACCCGACCTGCCTGTACCATCTGGAGGTCAAGAACTTCCTGATCACCGAGGCGGTACGCGGCGAAGGCGGGCGATTGATCAACCCGACCACCGGCAAGCGTTTCATGACCTATTACGACGAGACGCGCATGGAACTGGCGCCGCGCGATATCGTCGCGCGGGCGATCGATGCCGAGATCAAGCGATACGGCCTGGACTATGTCCATCTCGACATCAGCCACATGCCGCCGGAATTCGTCACCCATCACTTTCCAACGATCCACGAAAAGCTGATGCGGCTGGGCATCGACATGACCAAGGGGCCGATCCCGGTCGTCCCGGCCCAGCATTATACCTGCGGCGGGATCGTCATCGATCTGGATGGCAGGACCGATCTGCCCGGGCTGTATGCGGCTGGGGAATGCAGCGAAAGCGGGCTGCACGGCGCCAATCGCCTGGCGTCCAATTCGCTGCTGGAGTGCTTCGTGTTCGGCGAGGCGGCGGCCAAGCATATCGCCAAATGCTGGGACGAGCTGCCGCCGCCGCCGCCGATCCGCGCCTGGGACGAGAGCCGCGTCGAAGATTCGGACGAGGAAGTCGTGATCAAGCAGAACTGGACCGAAATCCGGCGCTTCATGTGGAATTATGTCGGCATCGTCCGCACCACCAAGCGCCTGGAGCGCGCCCAGCACCGCATCCGGCTGCTGACCGAGGAAGTGAACGATTACTACGGCCACTTCCGCGTCACGCCGGACCTGATCGAGCTGCGCAACCTGCTGCAGACGGCCGAGTTGATCGTGCGATCGGCACTGCATCGGCACGAGAGCCGCGGCTTGCATTACACGCTGGATTATCCGGAAACGCTGCCGGTTGCCGTCGATACCGTGCTCGTGCCGTAA